Genomic window (Candidatus Nitrosocosmicus franklandus):
ATAACATACAGTTAACTAATCAGAATAGCACAGATTCTGTAGGATTTTATATTGGGTTAGGATGGTTTGTTACAACAAATTTTGGTACTGAAATTATTCGACACAATGGCGCTACAGGAGGTGGATATAATGCCTTTATGGCTTTTAATCCTGACACTGAAAGGGGTATCATAATTATTTGCAGTTCAGATATAAGTAACGCAAACATTACAACTGCGGGTCTTTATGAGGATAATCCTCTTTCATATTTTGTATGGAACTTACTCAAAGGATGAATAGTGTGATTTAATCGGTTAATTGAAAATGAGTGGTAATTATCACTCAAATTTGTTTCACATACCACCAAACCCGCTACCAAATATAGTAACATCTAAACAAAATTTTATTAAAATTCTAATTCAGCTTGCAAGTATTCTATAAAGGTTCGAACATTTGGCTTTTTAAATTTCGTATGTATTCATCAACTAGTTTTTCGACAGCCTCTCTGGCTCCTTCTAACAATGGCGAATCTTGATGAGCCATCAATAACTTGTCAAAATTAACCTTTGAAAGCCTTTGCGCAGATACTATTGCTGTAGTCGGATCCATCGATATCTGAGGAACAGAAATATGCATACCCTCAGCTCCAAAGGCCTTTTTATATATACTATCAGCACCCAGAAGTAGTTTATCTTTTTCATAATAAAGCGATATGTGACCTGGTGTATGACCTGGTGTATGACCTGGTGTATGAATAACCTTAAGACTTCCAATCATGTCGCCATCTGAGACTTGATCATCAACGCTAATAGGTTCAACTTCTAATGTTCCATATTCTCTTGATAATGACTCTGCTGAGACACCAAGATTTTCTAGTTTTTCAAGAGTTTCTTGTGTAGACGGAGGTCCCATGTAGGGTGGATTGTGGGCAAGATATCTTGACTCAATCCGATGCGAATAAATCCTAGCACCTGACTATCTCTTTACCTCATTGGCAGCTTGTGCGTGGTCGACGTGGACATGAGTTAGGATTATTCGCTTCACGTTCTTAATGTCATATCCTATGTTCTGCAGATATTTTTCAAGCACAGGTATTTGTGCAAGAAAACCAGGATCGATTAACGTCAAATTATCTTCATCCTCTATAAACAAGTAAGGAAAGACCTTTCACCGTGGATCGGGATGAATCATACCTTCTATTGAGTAAACCTTCTTAGTAATCTGAGTCATAGCCTTTCAAATATCAGTCTGTAAGACTTTATTAATGATCTTTGCAGCTTTAGGAACACAAATTCTTTCAGTCTTTGGAATTACCATTTCTAGCTTTATGATAGAGGGTGGGATATTGCTTTTTGTAGTCTCAATAGAATTATTAACATTTGGTGGTTTGAGATTTGGAGGAACTGTTTCTGATGACTCGGGTGTGTTCCATTAGCATTTCCTTTATTGGCAGGTCCGGGTGCTATCACCGCAGTAATACTTTCATACCAAACTGTGGGATTGATCGTCACGATGTTATCAATTGCGATTGTGATAGGAATTACCTATACGGTGTTCTATTCAACTAGGACCATCTACAGAATACTTGGAAGACGGGGTTCTCTAATTGTTAGTAGAATATTTGCGGCTCTGATTGCAGCTATTGCTGTACAATATATAGTAGACGGTTTAAAAACAATTTAAATTTCATAAATAATTGTTATTGCATAGAGGATGATGTGGTAAAAAGGTTCATTAATAACAAGTAGTAGATTAAAAACATCGATGTATTAAACCTTTTAAAACTCATTCCTACAATTAAGACTATGTGAGTCGACTACTTTGTAGGATCATATCACGTAAATTGCCGACATTTGCAAACTAAACATCTATGGTCGTAGAATTTTGGCCCGTTAGGTTCGTTTCTGTGCTCCATCTTGGTATGAATACAATTTTTACATAGAGAAATTTGAAGATTATCTAATTTACTCATATTTTTGTTGTACATGATACATTATTAACCTTTGTGAAACCTATTACAATCATAATTCCAGTATAATCATGGTAAGTAACATGACCGAGAAATATTATTACCTTTTTGTGAAATAAATGGATATCCAATTCGAAGAAAACCTTAACTGAAATCAAAAAGTGGGGCAAAATAATTAGTTTTGAAATCATCCTAGTTGATTAGTATCATCCTTCTATTTCATCCTTAAATATCTACGATTATTAAGATCTTTAAGTATTGAAGATTTGATTTTTAGGTAGTTTATTGCAGTTCAGGGTTTTGATGTATGCCATCCCACTTAACAAAATCTATTCCTACTTTATCCTCAAATCGGATCTCCCATTATTCTTGACAACATTTTTGAAAAATAAATTAGAATTCTGGTAATACGTAGCATTGGAGTAAGAGATCCAAAGCCGAATATATGATATCATACTTGGAGTTGATGATATACTCAGACCACTACCATATTCCCTTGAATTAGCAAAAGAATCCTTTCCAGTATGAATATTTTGGTAAGATACAAATGATCTAACTAAACAGACAAAATCAATCAGGACTTTAAAAAACGGAAAAATGATGGAACGTTATTCTGAGCATCAGCTTTATTAGTAGACGTTGGTGGCTTGATTACCTTTTTTGATGTTACTTTCATCTATAATATTAGGATAAATTTGTATACATTTGAGCACTGCTAAGGTTGATAAATCACGTAAAATATATTGCAGACTTTAGATGGGTAAGGTTCATGGAAGAGATTAACGCTACACCTTTGCGTTTTCGATAAGTTCATCCTGTTAAAGATGTGGGTTGATTTAGGACTAGGATTTAATTTATTATACCGGCTCCCCATAGAATTTTATCAGTTTCTTTCTCTTTTCCAAATCAAATTCATATCCGGGGACAGGATGTTGATACAAACCTACAATAGGTTTGTCACAGTGAGGACAGGTTTGATAATAAATTTCATAAGCTGATTTAATATCTTTAGTAAAGCCTGTTATGCGTTGAAAGGTGAGTTCATATTCATCATGACAATGTGGACAATTCATATTTGTCAATAATAATTTAGCTATTCTTGGTAATAAACAATTATTACATTTTCTTTAAATAGGAATCTTTTTATCATTTGACTTTTTCTTCATTAAATCCATATGAATTTAATTAATGTGTTGCTCAATTCTAGGAGTAATTCAAAATTTATGTAATATTCAGGATTCAAATCCGAGATAAGATTCTTAACCATTATTATGCAAGTTGTCCATCAACATTGCAAATATTACAACTTCAGATCTTTGGGTCAATTCTCTAACATAATTTGTGTAGATCTTACCCTGGATACGAGGAGTGTGATTTTATCGGTTAACTGAAAGTGGTTGGTATCTGGAAGTCAAATTTGTTCCACATATCACATATAACTCTCTCATTTAGTAACAAAAATAATCTAGAACCTAGAGTTAGAAATCATATTTTAAGACTAGTGTTCTGGGCCAATGAATTCTAAATCAAGTACTAAATTATTCTATTATAGATGAAGTGATATTCAATCTAATCATACACAATCTGAATCTGATATCAAAATCTCACCTACAAGAATATTTTCAATTAGAGGGTAAGGAGATAGGTATTACCTCTGCATGCAACAATCATC
Coding sequences:
- a CDS encoding MarC family protein: MIFAALGTQILSVFGITISSFMIEGGILLFVVSIELLTFGGLRFGGTVSDDSGVFH
- a CDS encoding MarC family protein; translated protein: MAGPGAITAVILSYQTVGLIVTMLSIAIVIGITYTVFYSTRTIYRILGRRGSLIVSRIFAALIAAIAVQYIVDGLKTI